A single region of the Triticum dicoccoides isolate Atlit2015 ecotype Zavitan chromosome 2B, WEW_v2.0, whole genome shotgun sequence genome encodes:
- the LOC119367819 gene encoding uncharacterized protein LOC119367819, whose protein sequence is MSMCSFFDLTSLIVVGMASSGSMTRPPCANQEDMPHKWENACLDKVKEKDVKIPPCWCGDVCKVKVSTDRKKSWTEGRRYFVCPNYAYDRALPTHAYDQPPSPPPLCKYFTWIDHEVPEDVQKDQYQDCLRRQRLFEERFRRGLEEERRQKERMEGKQHEEERARQAKLAHEEERARKLAKARKAQEEDEARDKKGKWPPYDSVKPLLRWTRHVTG, encoded by the exons ATGTCAATGTGTTCATTTTTTGACTTAACATCTTTAATtgttgtaggcatggcttcatccggttccatgacgaggccaccgtgtgctaaccaagaagacatgccGCACAAGTGGGAGAACGCATgtttggacaaggtgaaggagaaagatgtGAAGATTCCgccatgttggtgtggagatgtttgcaaggtgaaggtgtcCACCGACCGAAAGAAGTCATGGACGGAAGGAAGGAGATATTTTGTATGCCCCAACTATGCTTATGATCGTGCGCTTCCAACTCATGCCTATGACCAACCACCG tcaccgcctcctctatgcaagtacttcacgtggatagatcatgaagtgccagaagatgtccAAAAGGACCAATATCAAGATTGTCTTAGGCGCCAGCGGCTGTTCGAAGAAAGGTTTcgaagaggcttggaggaagagcgtcgtcaGAAGGAGAGGATGGAGGGCAAGCAAcacgaggaggagagggcacgccaagcgAAGCTTGCTCatgaggaggagagggcaagaaagcttgcaaaggctcgcaaggcacaagaggaggatgaggcacgtgacaagaaggggaaatggcccCCGTATGACTCAGTAAAGCCTTTGCTTCGGTGGACTCGTCATGTAACCGGATGA